In a single window of the Penaeus chinensis breed Huanghai No. 1 chromosome 4, ASM1920278v2, whole genome shotgun sequence genome:
- the LOC125046367 gene encoding zinc finger protein 808-like, which yields MDQNPQEIMHSLFSLDPSMENRGHLYPYNYPYGQYPYPYHYPYSAAHPSVAHSNIPPASHSIPPPSSHPINQASQSLSASQANLPAYSTGVHSIRPPMTNMREQPGDGRLHLLPEIERPAHDTQQTAQDLRSMHSDSRSSVDSRHHAADMRSSSSEHRYLDEVRTLSAQPRNSSSDSRHLSDYSPQPTDLRTQPIDARLYGDMRQVPDQRHINESRPLNDQRTQRSESSVTDDHRVHMGRSTDEYKYGGNLGSYSNHPLNTPQHIEEPPLSGDPRPPINDNRPGEENRSLYVPMRTCTNEERLTNHPESQKSSVSHDYYSSRPHVGHSNQSANGEEFTSTPTSQEGMQKPHMGSEYIPDVRQCTNEQKTQLNNPAITSEEVNERNMKYPTISSPNTSLGLLSHALGQHLGEEANKCGNGTKTDDCNSGDKNFYTVKDRDYNEERRNGQEDFEDKESKTPEVDELEDDFDSEASSCEYSSPYIEFSEVAHGIFNNVNNLAGPMKPFQCEDCDATFTTKGNLKVHKRIHTGERPYECEDCGKTFSYCASYQSHKLIHSGHRPYKCDFCERAFFRSEHLERHRRRHTGERPFKCTECDATFAASDGLSRHTRTHTGEKPYNCKECGMTFAYKSTYLRHKLLHSEGSYKCEDCGAAFKDPVRLDKHIKKHDDPNYLPYTDESKAKPHKLVEDGIEVIGCEFCQMKFRHKSDYYLHRRTHTGEKPYICDICGASFIRRAYLDVHMRTHTGERPYKCDACESAFKTRTALKFHRRIHTGERPYKCEHCDFAFAQKSAMKAHVRIHTGDKPFKCGECDAAFRHSSSLTIHKRTHTGERPYSCDVCGASFAQRPHLNLHKRSHSGIKPHTCDECSASFTKKDYLLAHKTKHAGGSAIKIEAIAETAGDQLFKCTDCEMVFTHHSSLTVHMRKHTGERPFVCEDCGASFLYSSNLTTHRRKHTGERPYKCDQCEASFILKSYLTMHLRKHSGERPFKCDECDARFTQKTHLSTHRRIHTGECPYKCEECGEAFRDGANFWRHKKKHLIGEGAATVTRRRGRRGRGRGGSRGTRGARMVPTRRTTRTRRPVLKFEDLYEQYIVNQDGEPIFLKEELQDLTTRDGEDDDDDDRPYIPINPMVEIKLEGEDDEEENDGDERVEDTTETELQQEELMDDTCEKEVSQTEHGDSNAGSMSYKADNEGEDSNEETRKKDVAEDELQG from the coding sequence ATGGATCAAAATCCACAAGAGATTatgcattctctcttctctcttgatcCAAGCATGGAGAACAGAGGCCATCTATACCCATATAACTATCCATATGGACAGTACCCTTATCCATATCACTACCCTTACTCAGCAGCCCATCCTTCCGTAGCTCACTCAAATATCCCGCCTGCATCTCACAGtattccccctccatcttcccatcCCATAAACCAGGCTTCACAGAGCCTGTCAGCATCTCAGGCCAACCTTCCAGCATACAGTACAGGAGTCCATAGCATCCGTCCACCCATGACCAACATGCGGGAACAACCTGGTGATGGCAGGTTACATCTGTTGCCTGAGATAGAAAGGCCAGCACATGACACACAGCAGACTGCACAAGATCTGCGAAGTATGCACAGCGATTCCAGGTCATCTGTAGACTCCAGGCATCATGCTGCTGATATGAGATCATCGTCTAGTGAGCACCGCTATCTAGATGAGGTGAGGACACTCTCTGCCCAGCCCAGAAATTCCAGCAGTGATTCCAGGCACTTGTCAGATTATTCACCACAGCCAACAGATTTGCGAACTCAACCCATTGATGCCAGGTTGTATGGTGATATGAGGCAAGTTCCAGATCAAAGACATATTAATGAGTCTCGGCCATTGAATGACCAGAGAACACAAAGGTCAGAGAGCAGTGTCACAGATGACCATAGGGTGCATATGGGTAGATCTACTGATGAGTACAAGTATGGAGGAAATTTAGGCAGTTATAGTAATCACCCGCTTAACACTCCTCAACACATTGAAGAACCTCCATTGTCAGGTGATCCAAGACCACCAATCAATGATAATAGACCAGGTGAAGAAAATAGGAGTTTATATGTACCTATGAGAACATGTACAAATGAGGAAAGGTTAACAAATCATCCAGAATCACAAAAGTCTTCTGTTTCCCATGATTATTATAGTAGCAGACCTCATGTTGGTCACAGTAACCAATCAGCAAATGGTGAAGAattcacatccacacccacaagtCAAGAAGGTATGCAGAAGCCACATATGGGGAGTGAATATATACCTGATGTTAGACAGTGTACAAATGAACAGAAAACACAGTTGAATAATCCAGCAATAACTTCAGAAGAAGTTAATGAGAGAAATATGAAGTATCCCACAATTAGTAGTCCAAATACTTCACTTGGATTGCTCTCTCATGCTCTTGGCCAACACCTTGGTGAAGAAGCCAATAAATGTGGAAATGGGACAAAAACTGATGATTGCAATAGTGGAGACAAAAATTTTTATACAGTGAAGGACAGAGACTAcaatgaggaaagaaggaatggccAAGAAGATTTTGAAGATAAAGAGTCAAAAACACCTGAGGTGGATGAGTTAGAGGATGACTTTGATTCTGAAGCTTCATCCTGTGAGTACTCAAGTCCATACATTGAATTCAGTGAAGTAGCACATGGCATattcaataatgttaataatttagCAGGTCCAATGAAACCCTTCCAGTGCGAAGACTGTGATGCAACATTTACCACAAAAGGTAATCTCAAAGTACACAAGCGAATTCATACAGGAGAGAGACCATATGAATGTGAAGACTGTGGCAAAACTTTTTCATATTGTGCGTCGTACCAATCACATAAACTAATTCACAGTGGACATAGGCCCTACAAGTGTGATTTTTGTGAGAGGGCCTTCTTCCGAAGTGAACACTTAGAGCGCCACAGAAGGCGGCACACCGGTGAAAGGCCCTTTAAATGTACAGAATGTGATGCCACATTTGCTGCAAGTGATGGGCTTTCAAGACACACTAGAACTCACACAGGTGAGAAACCCTACAATTGCAAAGAATGTGGGATGACATTTGCCTACAAGTCCACTTATCTTCGACACAAATTACTGCATAGTGAGGGGTCATATAAATGCGAAGATTGTGGTGCTGCTTTCAAAGACCCTGTAAGGCTTGACAAGCATATTAAAAAGCATGATGACCCAAATTATTTGCCATACACAGATGAAAGCAAGGCAAAGCCCCATAAACttgtagaagatggaatcgaAGTAATTGGTTGTGAATTTTGCCAGATGAAATTTAGACACAAATCAGATTATTACCTTCACAGAAGAACACATACTGGGGAGAaaccatatatatgtgatatttgtGGTGCATCATTTATCAGGAGAGCATACTTGGATGTACATATGAGAACTCACACTGGTGAAAGACCTTATAAATGTGATGCTTGCGAGTCTGCCTTCAAAACTCGTACTGCCTTGAAATTTCACAGACGCATTCACACTGGTGAGAGGCCATACAAATGTGAACATTGTGATTTTGCCTTTGCTCAGAAATCTGCGATGAAGGCACATGTTCGTATACACACAGGTGATAAACCCTTCAAATGTGGTGAATGTGATGCTGCTTTCAGACACAGCAGTAGCCTAACCATTCACAAAAGAACTCATACAGGAGAGAGACCATATTCTTGTGATGTTTGTGGAGCCTCTTTTGCCCAACGTCCCCACCTTAATCTGCACAAACGATCTCATTCTGGTATTAAACCACACACTTGTGATGAATGTAGTGCATCTTTCACAAAGAAAGATTATCTTCTAGCTCACAAAACCAAACATGCTGGAGGCAGTGCCATCAAGATTGAAGCTATTGCAGAAACAGCTGGGGATCAGCTGTTCAAATGTACAGATTGTGAGATGGTGTTTACCCACCATTCTAGCTTGACAGTCCATATGAGAAAACACACAGGTGAAAGACCTTTTGTATGTGAAGATTGTGGAGCATCTTTCTTATATAGTTCAAACTTAACAACTCACCGTCGAAAACACACGGGTGAAAGACCTTACAAGTGTGACCAGTGTGAAGCTTCATTCATATTGAAGAGTTATTTGACAATGCATCTTAGAAAGCATTCAGGTGAGAGACCCTTTAAATGTGATGAATGTGATGCTCGCTTCACACAGAAGACTCACTTGTCAACACACAGGCGAATACATACAGGAGAATGCCCATACAAGTGTGAAGAGTGTGGGGAAGCATTTCGTGATGGTGCCAATTTCTGGAGACACAAAAAGAAGCATTTAATTGGAGAAGGTGCCGCTACAGTAActcgcagaagaggaagaagagggagagggagaggaggatccaGAGGGACAAGAGGTGCAAGAATGGTTCCCACAAGACGCACAACACGCACTCGCAGGCCTGTCTTGAAATTTGAAGACCTTTATGAGCAATATATTGTAAATCAAGATGGTGAACCAATATTTCTGAAAGAGGAACTGCAAGATCTGACAACCagagatggtgaggatgatgacgatgatgatcgtCCCTATATCCCTATCAATCCAATGGTTGAGATTAAATtagaaggtgaagatgatgaggaagagaacgATGGGGATGAAAGAGTGGAAGATACAACTGAGACAGAGTTGCAGCAAGAGGAACTGATGGATGATACCTGTGAAAAGGAAGTTTCACAGACAGAGCACGGTGACAGTAATGCTGGATCAATGTCTTATAAAGCTGATAATGAAGGTGAAGATTCAAATGAAGAAACTAGAAAGAAGGATGTAGCAGAAGATGAGTTGCAAGGTTAG